Proteins from a single region of Mus pahari chromosome 2, PAHARI_EIJ_v1.1, whole genome shotgun sequence:
- the Tmem52b gene encoding transmembrane protein 52B — translation MFSLMTAWAQVLMASGLVYFIQLPGARSEENCVNTEHCLTTDWVHLWYIWLLVAVGALLLLCGLTSVCFRCCLSRPENGEDGAPPPYEVTVIAFDHDSTLQSTITSLQSVFGPAARRILAVAHAHSSLGQLPSSVDTLPGYEEALRMSRFTVARCGQKAPDLPSVPEEKQLPHTGKQSPGTEPPSH, via the exons ATGTTCAGCCTAATGACAGCCTGGGCCCAGGTGCTGATGGCCTCTGGCCTGGTTTATTTCATCCAG CTTCCTGGGGCCAGGAGTGAGGAGAACTGTGTCAACACTGAACA TTGCCTGACTACTGACTGGGTGCATCTCTGGTATATATG GTTACTGGTGGCAGTTGGTGCACTGCTTCTCCTGTGTGGCCTGACTTCAGTGTGCTTCCGCTGCTGCCTGAGCCGTCCAGAAAATGGGGAAGATGGGGCCCCGCCGCCTTATGAAGTGACTGTCATTGCTTTTGACCACGACAGCACTCTCCAGAGCACCATTACAT CTCTGCAGTCCGTGTTTGGCCCTGCAGCTCGGAGAATCCTGGCAGTGGCTCATGCACACAGCTCCTTGGGCCAGCTGCCTTCCTCTGTGGACACACTCCCAGGCTACGAGGAAGCTCTTCGCATGAGCCGCTTCACAGTGGCAAGGTGTGGGCAGAAAGCTCCTGATTTACCCTCCGTCCCAGAGGAAAAGCAGCTGCCTCACACAGGGAAGCAATCTCCAGGGACAGAACCCCCATCGCACTGA